A section of the Leptospira kobayashii genome encodes:
- a CDS encoding glycine--tRNA ligase, with protein MAQPKEKEEQSLKSIVAVSKRRGFVFPGSEIYGGLSNTFDYGPNGVEVLNNLKRLWWEYFVHRRDDILGLDSSILLHPRVWEASGHVSNFNDPLMDCKKCKARVRVDKFLEDKEGEGAATGKTLDELTTHILEKGYACPTCGTAGTFTEARQFNLMFKTSHGASEEGAVDIYLRPETAQGIFINFKNVSQIARKKVPFGIAQIGKSFRNEIMARQFIFRTREFEQMEMEFFCEPGTQKEWFKYWVDYCMNWLVNVVGIKKENLRVREHEKEELSFYSDATSDIEYKYPFGWGELWGVASRTDYDLTQHEKFSSEDLKYHDLEAKKKYLPYVVEPALGLNRLFLAVLCDGYEEEKLENEEIRTVLRFGKRVSPVKVAVFPLMKKDGLDAKAKEIYEDLRNHWYADYDDGGAIGKRYRRHDEIGTPFCITVDYDSLQDGTVTIRERDSMKQERIAITAIKSYIIDRMI; from the coding sequence ATGGCACAGCCGAAAGAGAAAGAAGAGCAGTCCCTCAAATCCATCGTAGCAGTCTCCAAACGGAGAGGTTTTGTATTCCCCGGTTCCGAGATTTACGGGGGACTCTCCAATACATTTGACTATGGTCCGAACGGCGTAGAGGTATTAAATAACCTAAAGAGACTTTGGTGGGAATATTTTGTCCACAGAAGAGACGATATCCTGGGACTGGACTCCTCGATTCTGCTCCACCCCCGCGTTTGGGAGGCGTCCGGCCATGTTTCCAATTTCAATGATCCTCTTATGGATTGCAAAAAATGCAAAGCCAGAGTGCGAGTGGACAAATTCCTCGAAGACAAGGAAGGAGAAGGTGCTGCCACAGGCAAGACCCTGGACGAGCTCACAACCCATATTTTGGAAAAAGGATACGCCTGTCCCACTTGCGGAACTGCCGGAACTTTTACGGAAGCGCGCCAATTCAATTTGATGTTCAAAACCTCTCACGGTGCTTCGGAAGAAGGAGCCGTGGATATTTATCTTCGCCCGGAGACGGCACAAGGTATCTTTATTAATTTTAAAAATGTTTCCCAGATCGCCCGGAAAAAAGTTCCCTTCGGAATCGCTCAAATCGGAAAATCCTTTCGAAATGAAATCATGGCGCGCCAGTTTATTTTCCGCACCCGCGAATTCGAACAAATGGAAATGGAATTTTTCTGCGAACCCGGCACCCAAAAAGAATGGTTCAAGTATTGGGTAGACTACTGTATGAACTGGCTCGTGAATGTTGTGGGCATCAAAAAGGAAAACCTACGGGTAAGAGAACATGAAAAGGAAGAACTTTCCTTTTACAGTGATGCTACAAGCGATATCGAATACAAATACCCGTTTGGTTGGGGAGAACTCTGGGGAGTTGCTTCCAGAACAGACTACGACCTTACCCAACATGAAAAATTTTCTTCCGAAGATTTGAAATACCATGATTTGGAAGCAAAGAAAAAATACCTTCCTTATGTTGTAGAACCTGCTCTCGGGCTCAATAGACTTTTTCTCGCCGTCTTATGCGACGGTTACGAAGAAGAAAAATTGGAAAACGAAGAGATCAGAACCGTGCTTCGTTTCGGAAAAAGAGTGTCTCCCGTAAAAGTAGCAGTCTTTCCTTTGATGAAAAAAGACGGATTGGATGCAAAGGCAAAAGAAATCTACGAAGATTTGCGCAACCACTGGTATGCGGACTATGATGACGGCGGTGCCATCGGAAAAAGATACAGACGTCATGATGAAATCGGAACTCCTTTCTGCATCACTGTGGATTATGATAGTTTGCAGGACGGAACAGTCACCATCCGTGAAAGAGATTCCATGAAACAGGAACGTATTGCAATCACTGCAATCAAATCCTATATCATCGACCGAATGATTTAG
- a CDS encoding GNAT family N-acetyltransferase, with product MLRELNESDRNQTIELVNQFFRKVNGLTLDGLFQIRPRAATKFTDIYFKLLGSGKVYMKGIFEAEENSQNEELVSLIIGRIEEKPHLTEERSLFIDLAVTKLGQKKKGHMKRLLADVDLWCKEKEIPAIELRAILANEEAIQFWDHSEFERFYIRYRKIIPK from the coding sequence GTGTTACGAGAGTTAAACGAATCAGATAGAAACCAAACGATTGAACTGGTAAATCAGTTCTTTCGTAAGGTCAACGGTCTCACCCTGGATGGCCTTTTCCAAATCCGCCCCAGAGCCGCTACAAAGTTCACAGATATCTACTTTAAACTTTTAGGCTCGGGAAAGGTCTATATGAAAGGAATTTTCGAAGCGGAAGAAAATTCCCAAAACGAAGAATTGGTTTCTCTTATCATAGGAAGAATCGAAGAGAAACCTCATCTAACGGAAGAAAGATCCTTATTCATTGACCTTGCTGTTACAAAATTGGGACAAAAGAAAAAAGGTCATATGAAAAGGCTCCTTGCAGACGTGGATCTCTGGTGCAAAGAAAAAGAAATCCCTGCCATTGAACTCCGCGCAATTCTAGCAAACGAAGAAGCGATACAATTTTGGGACCATTCCGAATTCGAGAGATTTTATATCAGATACAGAAAGATCATACCAAAATAA
- a CDS encoding TetR/AcrR family transcriptional regulator has translation MNPKIKLKKVGNQEMEKLKRKEKLPQTLPKDTEKSKKTKELIYNTAISLFQKDGYEKTTMRSISSQAGVSLGSAYYYFESKEDIVLQFYYFSQEDAKVQSEEFNKSTNDFKKRFKNIILYKIDSFAKYKNFVSVLAKNAGDPNHSISPFSEETKQIREDAIQIIREALESSNLKLKGEIVSLLPELLWLYQLGIVYFWISDSSKSSQRTKLIVDESLDMVFKLIQISKFPFFKTVIGSILKLYRLVKGN, from the coding sequence TTGAATCCTAAAATTAAATTGAAAAAAGTCGGAAATCAGGAGATGGAAAAGTTGAAAAGAAAAGAGAAATTGCCCCAGACTTTGCCTAAGGATACGGAAAAATCGAAAAAAACCAAGGAGCTCATTTATAATACTGCAATTTCTCTTTTTCAAAAAGACGGATATGAGAAGACCACCATGAGAAGCATCTCTTCCCAAGCAGGTGTTTCTTTGGGTTCCGCCTATTATTATTTTGAGTCAAAGGAAGACATTGTTTTGCAGTTTTATTATTTTTCTCAGGAGGATGCCAAGGTCCAGTCAGAAGAATTTAACAAATCAACAAACGATTTCAAAAAACGATTCAAAAATATAATCCTTTATAAGATCGATTCCTTTGCGAAGTACAAAAATTTTGTATCCGTCCTTGCTAAAAATGCTGGGGATCCGAACCACTCCATCTCTCCTTTCAGCGAAGAAACAAAACAAATCCGGGAAGATGCCATCCAGATCATCCGAGAGGCTTTGGAGTCATCCAATTTGAAACTCAAAGGCGAAATCGTTTCTTTGTTACCGGAACTACTTTGGCTGTACCAATTGGGTATTGTCTATTTTTGGATCTCCGATAGTTCGAAATCAAGCCAAAGGACAAAACTCATCGTAGATGAATCATTGGATATGGTTTTTAAATTGATTCAAATATCCAAATTTCCTTTTTTCAAAACCGTGATCGGTTCCATTCTAAAGTTGTATAGATTAGTCAAAGGAAATTAA